The following proteins are encoded in a genomic region of Gimesia algae:
- the fabF gene encoding beta-ketoacyl-ACP synthase II gives MRRRVVVTGVSVVTALGLDVSEFWDKLCAGKSGVGPLERFDCSDYKVRFGGEIKDFNASEYTNISAKDLKRVDRFVQFGLVGAHIAYRQAQLEDFDGDPYRRGVLVGSGIGGLNEIESQHDRLYNQGPARVSPFMIPKLMVNAASGNISVTYELKGPNSAVATACASATNAIGDAFKLIQHDVADIMITGGSEAAVTPMGLSGFARMNALSTRNDDPQSASRPFDRDRDGFVMAEGAGIIVLEEYEHAKKRGVPILAEIVGYGMSADGTHMTAPDPEGRGAARAMLHAIKDAGLNPEDIDYINTHGTSTPLGDVAETAAINSVFHSHVKQMPVSSTKGHLGHLLGASGGVEFVVGVKALQEQVAPPTINLDNPDENCNLDYIPNEPREMKLNRVMKNSFGFGGHNACLVLQKAP, from the coding sequence ATGCGCAGGAGAGTTGTCGTTACCGGAGTATCTGTTGTAACGGCTCTGGGTTTAGATGTCTCAGAGTTCTGGGACAAGTTATGCGCTGGTAAGAGTGGTGTTGGTCCGCTGGAACGCTTTGACTGTTCAGACTACAAAGTTCGTTTTGGTGGTGAGATCAAGGATTTCAATGCCAGCGAATATACGAATATCTCAGCGAAAGATCTGAAGCGTGTTGACCGGTTTGTGCAGTTCGGTCTGGTAGGGGCGCATATTGCTTATCGCCAGGCTCAGCTCGAAGATTTTGACGGTGATCCCTATCGCAGAGGAGTTCTGGTCGGTAGTGGTATTGGCGGTCTGAATGAAATCGAAAGTCAGCATGATCGACTTTACAACCAGGGGCCAGCACGTGTTTCTCCCTTTATGATTCCCAAGCTGATGGTCAATGCTGCCAGTGGGAATATATCGGTCACTTACGAATTAAAAGGACCGAACAGCGCTGTGGCGACTGCTTGTGCTTCCGCCACCAATGCGATCGGGGATGCGTTCAAGCTGATTCAGCATGATGTTGCAGACATAATGATCACAGGCGGGAGTGAAGCTGCGGTGACTCCGATGGGGTTGTCTGGTTTTGCCCGGATGAATGCACTGTCGACACGCAACGATGATCCTCAGTCAGCCAGTCGTCCCTTCGATCGTGATCGAGATGGATTTGTCATGGCAGAAGGGGCCGGTATCATCGTGCTTGAGGAGTACGAACATGCTAAAAAGCGGGGGGTTCCGATTCTCGCGGAAATCGTCGGTTATGGTATGTCTGCAGATGGGACACATATGACAGCTCCTGATCCTGAAGGACGGGGTGCGGCCCGCGCCATGCTGCATGCGATTAAAGATGCGGGTTTGAATCCGGAAGATATCGACTATATTAACACACATGGAACCAGTACACCTCTGGGAGATGTGGCGGAGACCGCTGCCATCAATTCCGTGTTTCATTCACATGTGAAGCAGATGCCGGTCTCCAGTACGAAAGGGCATTTGGGGCATCTACTGGGAGCATCAGGGGGTGTCGAGTTTGTAGTCGGTGTGAAAGCGTTGCAGGAACAGGTGGCACCGCCAACCATCAATCTCGATAATCCGGACGAAAATTGTAATCTCGATTACATTCCCAACGAGCCACGTGAAATGAAGCTGAACAGGGTGATGAAGAACAGCTTCGGGTTCGGCGGACATAATGCCTGTCTGGTTCTGCAGAAGGCGCCTTAG
- the acpP gene encoding acyl carrier protein: MSIEEKVVGIVSEQLGHPKEDITLDSKFIDDLKADSLDIVELVMEFEDEFDVTIPDDDYDKIKTVGDVVGYITEKAS, from the coding sequence GTGTCAATTGAAGAAAAAGTGGTTGGTATCGTTAGCGAGCAATTAGGCCACCCTAAGGAAGATATTACGCTGGACAGCAAATTTATCGACGACCTCAAGGCCGATTCTCTGGACATTGTAGAACTCGTAATGGAATTCGAAGACGAGTTTGATGTGACCATTCCTGATGACGACTATGACAAAATCAAAACTGTCGGCGATGTAGTTGGCTACATCACTGAAAAGGCAAGCTGA
- the fabD gene encoding ACP S-malonyltransferase: protein MSRIAFLFPGQGAQHVGMGKTIAEKYPAARELYHRASEILEYDLAKLCFEGPSEELDSTVISQPALFVTSLAALEMLRADSPDKVLACEMAAGLSLGEYTALVFAGAMSFEDGLRVVQRRGEAMQAAADANPSGMVSVLLLDREKVSEICQSASSAGKIWIANYLCPGNIVLSGENSACELAAELAEQEGGRAIPLAVAGAFHTEIMKPADSRLSEALAGVGLKKPEIPVISNVDAEIHEEPDEIRDLLVRQVISPVLWEDSLRTMLASGFDEFYEIGPGKVLKGLMKRVDRKISCETVNDS from the coding sequence GTGAGCAGAATCGCTTTTTTATTTCCCGGACAGGGTGCTCAGCATGTCGGGATGGGTAAAACGATCGCCGAAAAATATCCGGCAGCCCGGGAACTGTATCATCGCGCATCGGAAATTCTGGAATACGATCTGGCAAAGCTCTGCTTTGAAGGTCCCAGTGAAGAACTGGATTCGACCGTCATCAGTCAACCCGCTTTGTTTGTGACCAGTCTGGCCGCTTTAGAGATGTTGCGTGCAGATTCACCTGATAAGGTTCTGGCTTGTGAGATGGCAGCTGGTTTGAGCCTGGGAGAGTATACTGCTTTGGTTTTTGCGGGCGCGATGAGCTTTGAGGACGGGCTGCGTGTGGTGCAACGTCGTGGCGAAGCAATGCAGGCCGCCGCCGATGCCAATCCTTCGGGAATGGTCAGTGTTCTGCTGCTGGATCGGGAAAAAGTCTCCGAGATCTGTCAGTCTGCATCCTCTGCTGGTAAAATCTGGATTGCCAATTATCTCTGCCCTGGAAATATCGTTCTGTCCGGTGAAAACAGTGCCTGTGAACTGGCGGCGGAACTGGCTGAGCAGGAGGGGGGGCGAGCGATTCCTCTGGCCGTCGCAGGAGCGTTTCACACGGAAATCATGAAGCCGGCTGACAGTCGTCTGTCAGAAGCGTTGGCGGGAGTTGGTCTGAAGAAGCCGGAAATTCCCGTAATTTCTAATGTTGATGCGGAAATTCACGAAGAACCCGATGAGATTCGCGATTTACTGGTACGCCAGGTGATCAGTCCGGTGCTCTGGGAGGATTCCCTGCGGACGATGCTGGCGTCAGGTTTTGATGAGTTTTATGAAATCGGTCCTGGTAAAGTTCTGAAAGGTTTGATGAAACGCGTCGATCGAAAAATTTCCTGTGAAACGGTTAACGATTCATAG
- the plsX gene encoding phosphate acyltransferase PlsX gives MRIALDAMGGDYAPEPNITGAIVALQADPALNVVLVGPRDLLEAQVEASGYNGDRLSIVHASQVVGMEEKPTDAMRQKPDSSISVCWKLMAAREVDAVVSAGNTGAVVASGLKTRLFLKSVKRPGIAVTLPTSAGHAVLMDVGANPSARPSHLYQYAVMGEIYAREVLRVESPKIGLINIGSEDVKGNDLYRDTYRLLNEGLLKDSFVGNVEGRGLYQGEADVLICEGFVGNVVLKVSEGMADFLMKEASRQIIGSLDAERDKAKLAFQEMGKRFHYHETGGAPLLGIDGICIICHGSSDAHSIANALKGSAMFKNRGINSQIAEHLAQKPVA, from the coding sequence ATGCGGATTGCACTGGATGCAATGGGGGGAGATTATGCCCCCGAACCGAACATAACAGGAGCAATCGTTGCATTGCAGGCGGACCCTGCACTCAATGTCGTTCTGGTTGGTCCCCGTGACCTGCTTGAAGCTCAGGTAGAAGCATCGGGCTATAATGGCGATCGTCTTTCGATTGTCCATGCCAGTCAGGTTGTGGGGATGGAGGAAAAACCGACTGATGCCATGCGTCAGAAACCGGACAGCTCGATTTCTGTCTGCTGGAAACTGATGGCGGCCCGTGAGGTAGATGCGGTTGTCAGTGCCGGGAATACCGGTGCGGTTGTCGCTTCTGGTCTGAAAACCCGCCTGTTCCTGAAAAGTGTCAAACGTCCCGGGATTGCAGTGACATTACCCACCAGTGCCGGCCATGCCGTGCTGATGGATGTCGGTGCCAATCCTTCTGCACGGCCTTCTCATCTCTATCAGTACGCAGTGATGGGTGAAATCTATGCTCGCGAAGTACTGCGGGTTGAGTCTCCCAAGATTGGTCTGATCAATATCGGGAGTGAAGACGTGAAGGGGAATGATCTCTATCGCGACACCTACCGCCTGCTTAATGAAGGGCTACTGAAAGACAGCTTTGTCGGCAATGTTGAAGGTCGCGGGCTCTATCAGGGGGAAGCTGACGTATTGATCTGTGAAGGTTTTGTCGGCAATGTGGTGTTAAAGGTCAGTGAGGGGATGGCTGATTTTCTGATGAAGGAAGCTTCCCGGCAGATCATCGGCAGCCTGGATGCGGAGCGGGATAAGGCTAAGCTGGCCTTTCAGGAAATGGGCAAGCGGTTCCATTACCATGAAACCGGCGGTGCACCATTACTCGGGATCGACGGCATTTGTATTATCTGTCATGGTTCCAGTGATGCTCACTCGATCGCAAACGCATTGAAGGGAAGTGCCATGTTCAAGAACCGTGGCATCAATTCGCAGATCGCCGAACATCTGGCGCAGAAGCCTGTCGCCTGA
- the rpmF gene encoding 50S ribosomal protein L32, giving the protein MAVPKRRMSKSNSRKRRSHNGVKASKPTYCPQCGTASPSHAICPSCGFYQGRTIVDTED; this is encoded by the coding sequence ATGGCAGTTCCTAAAAGACGGATGTCAAAATCCAATTCTCGTAAGAGACGCAGTCATAATGGTGTTAAGGCAAGTAAGCCCACCTATTGCCCACAATGTGGTACCGCGTCCCCTTCTCATGCCATTTGCCCTAGTTGTGGTTTCTATCAGGGGCGAACCATCGTTGATACTGAGGACTAG
- a CDS encoding tetratricopeptide repeat protein — MTDHRLKPPASRTFQIILTVATLILLLQNHVSAAPQQMTPQELQSFGKQIQDTATAQDPTKFRALFDWKTFINRVLAEYEQNSAVKQAIQPVRQQLEAAYTAENQGIDSEILAEVANGADYRFLAMRKEDDQYKVIFRFLRPDWTLNYQALIIEKQDSGELKIIDIDSFSTGELISQSLQRLYLPELYKAHGANQDKLTPDEKTRILDQKKRYDFLTSTDEKSDPFQAYTQLPTQYKSDKTVLLFLAQDSIAKEDSKKYQQVLNVYRKYHPQDSAAELLSIDYFSMEKQYPQAIDSLERLSASLKTVDPYLYSLRAGILIEMGDINLAGKYAGKASEIEPDLLQPYLHLLNISVMQSNFDETIRHLETLETKFGFAYEDLDLSELENIDKFTASPQFKKWQSERLPPKAK, encoded by the coding sequence ATGACGGATCATCGCCTCAAACCACCTGCATCACGAACCTTTCAGATCATTCTGACAGTCGCCACGCTCATTCTGCTCCTGCAGAATCATGTCTCGGCTGCGCCACAACAGATGACTCCGCAAGAACTTCAGTCATTTGGCAAGCAGATTCAGGACACTGCCACTGCTCAGGATCCGACAAAATTTCGGGCCCTGTTTGACTGGAAAACATTCATTAATCGGGTTCTGGCAGAATACGAACAGAATTCCGCCGTCAAACAGGCGATTCAACCCGTTCGCCAGCAGCTTGAAGCCGCCTACACAGCTGAAAACCAGGGCATTGACTCGGAAATTCTAGCAGAAGTCGCCAACGGAGCGGACTATCGCTTCCTCGCCATGCGAAAGGAAGATGACCAGTATAAAGTTATTTTCCGCTTTCTCAGACCCGACTGGACGCTCAATTACCAGGCCCTGATTATTGAAAAGCAGGATTCCGGAGAACTGAAAATCATCGACATCGACAGCTTCTCTACAGGAGAACTGATCTCTCAGTCACTGCAGCGACTGTACCTGCCTGAACTGTATAAAGCGCATGGAGCGAATCAGGATAAACTGACTCCCGATGAAAAAACACGGATTCTGGATCAGAAAAAACGCTATGACTTTTTGACTTCCACAGATGAAAAATCAGATCCATTCCAAGCATATACACAACTTCCGACTCAATACAAAAGCGACAAAACCGTCCTGCTCTTTCTGGCACAAGACTCGATTGCAAAAGAAGACAGCAAAAAATACCAGCAGGTATTAAACGTTTATCGCAAGTATCATCCTCAGGATTCCGCTGCGGAACTTCTGAGTATCGATTATTTCAGCATGGAAAAACAATATCCCCAGGCAATCGACAGCCTGGAGCGTCTGTCCGCTTCACTGAAAACGGTGGACCCTTATCTGTACTCCCTGCGGGCCGGCATCCTGATCGAAATGGGTGACATCAATCTGGCTGGAAAGTATGCAGGCAAAGCATCTGAAATCGAACCGGATCTGTTGCAACCTTACCTGCATCTGCTCAATATTTCCGTAATGCAAAGCAACTTCGACGAAACCATCAGGCACCTGGAAACTCTTGAAACCAAATTCGGATTTGCCTACGAAGACCTGGATCTCAGCGAGTTGGAAAACATCGACAAATTCACCGCCTCACCTCAATTCAAAAAATGGCAGTCTGAAAGGCTGCCTCCCAAAGCAAAATAA
- a CDS encoding prenyltransferase/squalene oxidase repeat-containing protein, translated as MINPVRVNCIILVISFWSLQAIAQTSNSAATLPLKPEKAKKFQYQTDEIQVPEAYADEPVRKEFSLQQAEHYLEQGSDAWSTQRKCVSCHTNGMYLLSRPELTPELGVPGKEKRDFFIAELRKLKAMDREKQLSGIRPTQIAYVAAGLAEWDQHVSRKLSPETDEALQFMLSVQSKDGSWGNTDCWPPFESSSYQGATVAAQAIAAAPGWRENLQDPKLHTSVERLISYLQKTEPAHDYGRLLLLWTAASYPDLINAEKKQTLIKMIREHQLPDGGWSIRTFASPAAWGRGNRAEKLRSEPEYDQKAGGWKNLSSDGHQTGLTILVLLESGVPANDPQIQKGVEWLLTHQRESGRWWTRSLNTDRWHFITYSGTFYPLLALKRCGVLPALKQTTAR; from the coding sequence ATGATCAATCCGGTCAGAGTGAACTGCATTATTTTAGTGATCAGTTTCTGGAGTCTGCAGGCGATTGCACAGACCTCGAACTCAGCGGCAACCCTTCCGCTCAAACCTGAAAAAGCAAAAAAGTTCCAATATCAAACGGATGAGATCCAGGTCCCTGAAGCGTATGCAGACGAACCAGTCCGTAAGGAATTTTCACTGCAACAGGCTGAGCATTATCTGGAGCAGGGCAGCGATGCGTGGTCCACACAGCGGAAATGTGTGAGCTGTCACACGAACGGGATGTATCTCTTGTCGCGGCCGGAACTGACTCCGGAGCTGGGGGTCCCCGGGAAAGAGAAACGCGACTTCTTTATCGCTGAGTTGCGAAAGCTGAAAGCCATGGATCGGGAGAAACAGTTAAGTGGAATTCGTCCGACACAGATTGCGTATGTGGCGGCCGGGCTGGCGGAATGGGATCAGCATGTGAGCAGAAAGCTGTCGCCGGAGACCGACGAGGCGTTACAGTTCATGTTGAGTGTGCAGTCGAAAGACGGGAGTTGGGGGAATACCGACTGCTGGCCACCGTTTGAGTCAAGCAGTTATCAGGGGGCGACGGTCGCAGCCCAGGCGATTGCGGCAGCGCCCGGGTGGCGGGAAAACCTGCAGGATCCAAAACTACACACGAGTGTGGAACGATTGATTTCTTATCTGCAGAAGACAGAGCCGGCACATGATTATGGCAGGTTGCTTTTGTTGTGGACAGCGGCCTCGTATCCGGATCTGATCAATGCGGAGAAAAAGCAGACTCTGATCAAGATGATTCGCGAGCATCAGTTGCCTGATGGTGGCTGGTCGATTCGGACTTTTGCTTCTCCCGCAGCCTGGGGGCGGGGGAATCGGGCGGAAAAGCTGCGATCAGAGCCGGAATACGATCAAAAGGCAGGTGGCTGGAAAAACCTTTCGAGTGATGGTCATCAGACCGGTCTGACGATACTCGTTTTGCTCGAAAGTGGCGTGCCTGCCAATGATCCTCAGATTCAAAAAGGAGTCGAGTGGCTGTTGACCCATCAGCGTGAATCGGGTCGCTGGTGGACACGCTCCCTGAATACGGATCGTTGGCATTTTATTACCTACAGTGGGACTTTTTATCCATTGCTGGCGCTGAAACGCTGTGGGGTCTTACCTGCATTGAAACAGACCACAGCCCGCTAG
- a CDS encoding DUF1559 family PulG-like putative transporter, with protein sequence MLWVNSSIRFRDITDGSSNTILVGERAYVYKSNNKVGGANAIGFSASNNTQSSSYARKGNGMAVIGLTYNGINAIAGAEHDVRGFSSNHVGGAHFVFCDGSVHFLSENIDYKKGSVGSATHLQDINSTFQRLAVRNDGQVVGEY encoded by the coding sequence TTGCTCTGGGTCAATTCCAGCATCCGTTTTCGTGATATTACTGATGGGAGCAGTAACACTATTCTGGTGGGTGAGCGTGCGTATGTTTACAAAAGTAACAACAAGGTGGGAGGAGCGAATGCCATCGGTTTTTCTGCTTCGAATAATACGCAAAGCAGCAGCTATGCCCGTAAAGGAAATGGAATGGCTGTGATTGGTCTCACCTATAACGGCATTAACGCGATTGCAGGTGCAGAACATGACGTCCGTGGTTTCAGCAGTAACCATGTGGGGGGAGCGCACTTTGTTTTCTGCGATGGGTCAGTCCATTTTCTGAGTGAGAATATTGATTACAAGAAAGGTAGCGTTGGCAGCGCGACTCATCTGCAGGATATCAATTCAACCTTTCAACGACTGGCGGTACGCAATGACGGGCAGGTCGTGGGAGAGTATTAA
- a CDS encoding glycosyltransferase family 87 protein translates to MTVSFEQQNYWPMARKILWVILFLLALTVFAPGYLAALRPADGQVFDFFKEWAAVQNRLSGMPVYADQEVSLLKHLNLKLTNSDGFFDRYNTHPPSANLIAVPFAWLTYQDAQLAWSLSSLGMLFLAIFWIVQALKIRMTFWSFLALLTVLLACDPLQQSLIQGQPNLLLALLIVAAWKTGRSGNSLMAGACLGLATAVKIYPAYLFLYFLIRRDVHALAGGALAFGSITLLTIAIFGSASYHDYLTVVLPSLADITNNWGNASLLAFWERLFDRPTDTISPVVDSPLLLRGTVWTSWLALTALVAGVIWKTRHAKFSDQSFAITIVAMLLMTPTTWHHYFIILLVPIGILVEEYPPYSGKRWLVNLTLLALIISPRLTWALLIPAQKTITSATASAPWQQGGMVAIPWQSLTALSYQCFALLFMITLLWPNEFPARQSAQDSTTTGVAS, encoded by the coding sequence GTGACCGTCTCATTCGAACAACAGAATTACTGGCCGATGGCACGGAAAATTCTGTGGGTAATCCTGTTCCTGTTAGCACTCACAGTCTTTGCTCCCGGATACCTCGCCGCGCTACGTCCGGCCGATGGCCAGGTGTTCGACTTTTTCAAAGAGTGGGCCGCCGTCCAGAATCGCCTGTCAGGCATGCCCGTTTACGCTGATCAGGAAGTTTCGTTACTCAAACACCTGAACCTGAAACTGACCAACTCGGACGGATTTTTCGATCGCTATAACACGCATCCTCCCTCGGCCAACCTGATCGCAGTCCCTTTTGCCTGGCTCACCTATCAGGACGCGCAACTTGCCTGGAGCCTGTCATCCCTGGGTATGCTTTTTCTGGCGATCTTCTGGATCGTACAGGCGCTCAAAATCCGGATGACATTCTGGAGTTTCCTCGCCTTACTGACGGTCCTGCTGGCCTGTGATCCGCTGCAACAGTCGCTGATCCAGGGACAACCAAACCTGCTGCTTGCACTGCTGATTGTCGCCGCCTGGAAAACAGGGCGGTCCGGAAATTCTCTGATGGCAGGTGCCTGCCTGGGATTAGCCACGGCAGTCAAAATCTATCCCGCTTATCTGTTCCTCTACTTTCTGATCAGGCGCGACGTTCACGCACTCGCGGGTGGGGCGCTGGCCTTTGGCAGCATTACCCTGCTGACAATCGCCATCTTTGGCAGCGCCTCTTATCACGACTATCTGACAGTGGTGCTGCCTTCCCTGGCCGACATCACCAACAACTGGGGCAACGCATCGCTGCTCGCCTTCTGGGAACGCCTGTTTGATCGGCCTACAGACACGATCAGCCCCGTCGTTGATTCCCCGCTGCTCCTGCGGGGAACGGTCTGGACATCCTGGCTGGCACTGACTGCGCTGGTGGCGGGCGTCATCTGGAAAACCCGCCATGCAAAATTCAGCGATCAAAGCTTTGCCATTACGATTGTCGCCATGTTGCTGATGACTCCTACCACCTGGCATCATTATTTCATCATCCTGCTGGTTCCTATCGGGATATTAGTGGAAGAATACCCTCCCTACTCGGGAAAACGCTGGCTGGTGAATCTGACACTCCTTGCTCTGATAATCAGCCCGCGACTCACCTGGGCCCTGCTGATTCCCGCTCAGAAAACCATAACTTCTGCAACAGCTTCCGCTCCCTGGCAACAGGGAGGCATGGTCGCAATCCCCTGGCAGTCGCTGACGGCACTTTCCTATCAGTGCTTTGCCCTGCTCTTCATGATTACTCTGCTCTGGCCTAATGAATTCCCCGCCCGTCAATCTGCGCAGGATTCAACAACCACCGGAGTCGCTTCCTGA
- a CDS encoding acyltransferase family protein encodes MNVPPLKSVDSAKHVPALDGVRGVAILLVLFFHSGLIIVSGTGTAGQIYEIVSRSCWCGVDLFFVLSGFLITGILLDTRESPHYFRNFYLRRILRIFPLYYGVILWLFLQNPEFPDQIWYWLYLQNWGPVFGGSTPPMVVQPFWSLAVEEQFYLLWPFAVWLLGHRSLGVFCGSLFLLSLISRCVACYQGVDAMTVYTVTLFRLDTLSAGALIAVWLRNPVLESYLDRRALTGLIIVGSGLLTVIAVDHGFYIDGPASQTIGYSLFAVASALLIAVVVLKSTQSGILSRLLENPVLRYFGNRSYAIYIFQMMVLIPVRKVYLTYWNVTDASPIRSVLAFCASVLIILLLSEISWHCYEKQFLKLKRFFPREEPQEATPVVVESCAD; translated from the coding sequence ATGAACGTCCCCCCACTCAAATCGGTTGACTCTGCGAAGCATGTGCCAGCGCTTGATGGGGTGCGCGGCGTGGCCATCCTGCTGGTCCTTTTTTTTCACAGCGGTCTGATCATTGTTTCCGGAACAGGAACGGCAGGGCAGATCTATGAGATTGTCTCCCGGTCCTGCTGGTGTGGCGTGGATCTGTTTTTTGTGTTGTCCGGATTTCTGATCACCGGCATCCTGCTGGATACGCGAGAGAGCCCCCATTACTTTCGCAACTTTTATCTGCGGCGGATTCTGCGAATCTTTCCGCTGTACTATGGCGTCATCCTGTGGCTGTTTCTCCAGAATCCTGAGTTTCCTGATCAGATCTGGTACTGGCTTTACCTGCAGAACTGGGGACCGGTTTTCGGGGGAAGTACACCTCCCATGGTCGTGCAACCGTTCTGGTCCCTGGCCGTTGAAGAACAGTTCTACCTGCTGTGGCCGTTTGCTGTCTGGTTACTGGGGCATCGTTCCCTCGGAGTGTTTTGCGGATCTCTGTTTCTGTTGTCTCTGATTTCACGGTGTGTGGCCTGTTATCAGGGAGTCGATGCGATGACCGTTTACACAGTCACGCTGTTTCGACTGGATACCTTAAGCGCGGGCGCATTGATTGCCGTCTGGCTGAGAAATCCTGTGCTGGAATCGTATCTGGATCGACGGGCTTTGACCGGCCTGATTATAGTCGGTTCTGGTTTGCTGACGGTGATCGCAGTCGATCACGGGTTTTATATTGACGGGCCTGCCAGTCAGACCATCGGGTACTCTCTGTTTGCTGTCGCGAGCGCATTGCTGATCGCAGTGGTCGTATTAAAGTCGACGCAGTCAGGCATTTTGAGCCGATTGCTGGAAAACCCGGTATTGCGCTACTTCGGAAATCGCAGTTACGCGATCTACATTTTCCAGATGATGGTGTTGATCCCTGTCAGAAAAGTGTATCTGACTTACTGGAATGTGACTGATGCGAGTCCAATACGAAGTGTTCTCGCGTTTTGTGCCTCGGTCTTGATTATCCTGTTACTGTCTGAAATCAGCTGGCATTGTTACGAGAAACAGTTTCTGAAGCTGAAGCGTTTTTTTCCACGAGAGGAACCTCAGGAAGCGACTCCGGTGGTTGTTGAATCCTGCGCAGATTGA
- a CDS encoding neutral/alkaline non-lysosomal ceramidase N-terminal domain-containing protein, which yields MKYLTQIRLGFLPLLLCSLFLVNPVRSSASEALWKAASVSVVITPEENLWMAGYGGRTAPADGKIHDLWMKVLVIEAHDGHRGVIVSTDTLGIPQSIYNNVCAALKEKYKLERSQIMLNSSHTHCGPVLRGALHDIYPLTPEHIKQIENYSTKLEQQLVDAVGKAIKALQPATLWSGTGLTSFAVNRRNNIESEVPGLRKAHDLKGPVDHSVPVLAVKDKDGKLKTIVFGYACHNTTLSFQKWCGDYAGFAQYDVEAMFPGVTAMFYMGGGADQNPLPRRTQELAESYGSRLAHAVADTVRLPMVELDPELKTEIEITDIKLGDAPTKAELEKIAAGNPNSYVTRWGTRLLKQLNSGKPFITSYPFPVQVWQLGKTQLWITIGGEVVVDYSLGMKKEFGPNTWVAGYCNDVMAYTPSLRVLEEDVPPRKSSRWGYEGNTSMMVYGLPAHRWSDEIEDKIVESARRQVKKVRNGK from the coding sequence ATGAAATATCTAACGCAGATTCGCCTCGGATTTCTACCGCTCCTGCTCTGCAGCCTCTTTCTGGTAAACCCCGTCCGAAGTTCAGCATCTGAAGCGCTTTGGAAAGCCGCTTCGGTCAGCGTCGTGATTACGCCGGAAGAAAACCTCTGGATGGCCGGTTACGGCGGACGTACCGCCCCCGCGGACGGCAAAATCCACGATCTCTGGATGAAAGTCCTGGTCATCGAAGCCCATGACGGTCATCGAGGGGTGATTGTTTCGACCGATACCCTGGGGATTCCCCAGTCAATCTACAACAATGTCTGTGCGGCACTGAAAGAGAAATACAAGCTGGAGCGCAGCCAGATCATGCTGAACAGTTCGCACACTCACTGCGGGCCAGTACTCCGCGGTGCCCTGCATGACATCTATCCACTGACCCCCGAACACATCAAACAGATCGAAAACTATTCAACAAAACTGGAACAACAACTGGTCGACGCTGTCGGAAAAGCCATCAAAGCGCTTCAACCAGCGACTCTTTGGTCAGGTACGGGACTTACCAGTTTCGCTGTCAACCGCCGCAATAATATTGAATCGGAAGTGCCCGGGCTCAGAAAAGCACACGATCTCAAAGGGCCCGTGGACCACAGTGTCCCCGTACTCGCTGTCAAAGACAAAGACGGAAAACTCAAAACCATCGTCTTTGGTTATGCCTGCCACAATACGACACTGAGTTTCCAGAAGTGGTGTGGAGACTATGCCGGTTTCGCGCAATACGATGTGGAAGCCATGTTTCCCGGCGTCACTGCCATGTTTTATATGGGTGGTGGTGCGGACCAGAATCCACTGCCCCGCCGCACACAGGAACTGGCAGAATCCTATGGCTCACGACTGGCACATGCGGTCGCCGATACGGTGAGACTCCCCATGGTCGAACTCGATCCTGAACTGAAAACCGAAATCGAAATCACCGACATTAAGCTGGGAGATGCCCCCACGAAAGCAGAGCTCGAAAAAATCGCTGCTGGAAATCCGAACTCCTATGTCACCCGTTGGGGAACTCGACTGCTCAAGCAGCTCAACTCCGGAAAACCTTTCATTACATCTTATCCTTTCCCGGTCCAGGTCTGGCAGTTGGGAAAGACCCAGCTCTGGATCACCATTGGAGGCGAGGTCGTCGTCGATTATTCTCTGGGGATGAAAAAAGAGTTCGGCCCCAACACCTGGGTCGCCGGCTACTGTAATGATGTGATGGCTTACACCCCTTCACTACGGGTCCTGGAAGAAGATGTCCCCCCACGTAAATCATCCCGCTGGGGCTATGAAGGGAACACATCCATGATGGTCTATGGATTACCCGCCCACCGCTGGTCAGACGAAATCGAAGATAAAATCGTCGAGAGTGCCCGCAGACAGGTCAAAAAGGTCCGCAATGGAAAATAG